The genome window ACCAAGGTCCGTACCGCAGCTTGAACGTCAGAAGATTTGGATGCAGATGAAGGAATAACTTCAATTCCCATTTTACTTGCTAAATTGGTCAATATTTTTAACGTTGAAAGAGAATTGGCTTCAGCCGCGTTATACAGGTAGCCTAATTTTTTTAAATTAGGTTTTATTTTTCGTAGCAATTCCAGATTCTCTGCAATATTTGCACTATCAGAAACCCCCGTAATATTGCCACCGGGCTGTATAAGTGAAGATACTAACTTTGCCTCAACGGGATCGGAAATTGCAGAAAAAACGATTGGTATTTCTTTTGTCGCAGCTAGCACCGTTTGTGCTGAAGGCGTACTGATTGCAACGATAACATCCGGTTTATCGCCAACAAATTTACGAGCAATTTGTGTTGCCGTAGAGAGATTTCCCTGTGCTGATAGAAATGTCAATTTTAAATTATCACCATTTTTATAACCATTTTCCGCTAATACATCCTCTATTCCCTCACGAACTTTATCTAAAGCAGGATGAGAAACTATCTGTGTAATAGCAACATTAACCTGATCAGCTGCTCTGGCAAACTGATTTATTGAAAAAACTGATATAGCAACGCATAGGCCTATTGCTCTTAACATTATGTAATCTCCCCAATGTAGTAATTATCAGGCAGTACTTTAATTGGATAATTTCTTTGAATGCAAGATTTATTTACAAATAAATCATTCTAAAATTTTATTTTTTTGTTGCAATTAAGATAAGTCTAAGCCATACAAGACCCAATTTGATGCGAAGCATGTTTCAAATTTGTGAGCGGGTGTAGCTCAGGGGTAGAGCACAACCTTGCCAAGGTTGGGGTCGTGGGTTCGAATCCCATCGCCCGCTCCATATGCTAGTGTTATTCCTGTTTATTACTTAAGTTTCTGAAGTTATAATCTTTTTTTTGTTTAAAAGCTTCGTCTATTATTTCAAGTATATATGGCAAATATTTCCCGTAGTGATATTTTTACAGGCATGCAGATCTCAGAACTCTTTCAAAAAAGCCTATACTTAAATTAGCTATAAAAATGCCCTGGTCTGCAATAGACATCTGAGCAGAATTAAAATGCCTATAACCGCAGCCCATCTGAGATGGACACAAATATCTTATTTGAAAAATAAGAATTTTTTTCTTCATAAAAAGAAGCAGATAAATCGGAGTTCTTCTCTTTTTGAAGGAAAGATTTAAAAACCATCATTGCAGAAAATTTTCAGGTTTAATCTACCAGATTTTATAAATGATAACCCAAGATCAGTTTTAATAACATTCATGATTTATATTTATCTTCGTTCGCTTGTAATTTCATAAATTCCTTTCTTTACATTTTAAAATATTTTAAAATGATAGAGAGGTCTTTATCATGAAAATTATCTCCCGATATGAAGTTTTTTTGCAGATATAAAATGGAAAAATGCAGTGCTTATTCTTCGTTCTCTTTTCTTTACATTTGCTTTTTACATAACAACTCTCGCGCAGATGTTTTTATATGCCCCTTTTTACTTTTTAATGCCACGTAAAAAGGCATGGATCATTCCAAAAACATGGGCGCGCATTACATTATTTCTACAAAAATATATCGTCGGTACAAACTACGAAATTGAAGGTATAGAAAACCTCCCAGACGGGGCTTATATTATTGCTCCTAAACATCAATCTTCGTGGGAAACCTTTGGTCTTGTTCCCTATTTAGATGACCCCGCTTTTATTATGAAGCGCGAGCTTATGTGGCTTCCTTTTTTTGGCTGGTATATGGCAAAAATACAAATCATTCCAATCAATCGTACCACACCTATCAAAGCTCTTAAAATGATCATCAATAGTGCAAAACAACAAATAAAGAAGGGACGCCAAATTCTTATTTTTCCAGAAGGGACACGCCGACAACCTGGTCAAGAACCAGTCTATAAATCAGGTATTCTTGCTCTTTACAATGAACTAAAACTTCCTGTTGTTCCCATTGCACACAATGCTGGATTATATTGGCCACACAATAATTTTCGCCGTTATCCAGGAACCATTCGTGTCCGCATCCTTCCCCCCATTAAAACGGGTCTAAATAAGCATGATTTTTTAAAAAAGCTCATCCAAACAACGGAAAATGCTTGCGATGAGTTGCTTATACAAGCAACAAAAGATCCAATATCTCCTCCTATGCCTCCTTCTGCTATTAAAAGGCTTAAAGCACTTGGATATAACTGGGAAGGTCCTGTACGTAGCTGAGCTGTGTCTTTTTTCTTTTATAGATGAAATTTTAGTACATTATGTCTTATAACGGGCGTTTGTTGCTTAGTCAAAAGATGAAAGTCTCTTTAATGCGTCAGCTCTTTTACAAATTCCCTTTGATTTATATTTTGAGTATGGCAAATACTCTAGCCTTGAGTCATCCTTTTATTTCTGTTGATGTTGCAACTGGACGCATATTAGAACATAACCAAGCCTTCGAACGTTTGCACCCTGCCTCTCTAACACAATTGATGACTGTTTATATCGCTTTTCGTGCTATGAGTATGGGAAAAATTTCACCAGAAAAATTTATTCTCATAAGCAAAAATGCGAAAAAATCCCCTTCCAACAATTCAGACTACAAAGCTGGTTCTACTTTAACTCTCGACGCAGCTTTAAGTATTACTTTGGTGAAATCCGCCAATGATTTAGCAATTGCCATCGGCGAAGCAATTTCTGGATCACAAGAAGCCTTTGTAAAACAAATGAATGCTGAAGCTCAACGTTTAGGCATGTTTGGGACTCACTTTGTTAATGCAAGCGGAATGCTGGATCCTGAAAATTATTCAACTGCACGTGATCTTGCTCTTTTAGCTGTTCAAATTCGTCGAGAATTTCCCCAATACGCTCATTATTTTTCTACCCCAGCAATTGATTTTGGAGCCAATCAAAAAATTCAATATAACTCAAATAATCTCATTGGTCGTTTTGACGGAATAGATGGTATGGCTGCAAGTTTTATTTGCTCATCTGGATTTAGCCTTGCTGCTTCCGCAACTCGTAATGGTCGTACAATTATCGCTATTATCTTAGGAGCAAAAAACATTAATGAAAGAGAGGAAAAAGCTGCACAATTACTTAACAAAGGCTTCTCATACAAAGGATCATTACAATCGACCTTAGCAACATTGGAGCCTTATGGTATAAAAATTAAGCAAATAACAGATATGGAACGACAAATGTGCTCCCATGAAACCGCCAAAAAACAATTAGACTCCAATGACGATGATCATAACATCGCTTTCACTTCACCTTTAATTGCTACCGCACCATCTTCTATTATTCCATTACTAATATACTCTACAACTGCGCCAAAAACACATAAAGTTACAGCTAAAATACTAAGAAACATTCCCGTTCCTCGTAAACGGCCTGGTACATAACCATAAAACTGTTCACGCTTTTCACTATATGCAGTATTTCAATAAATTGGATGTACAATTATAGGAACTTTGACAGAATTTTTGTTATTTTTCATGTGTTCTTAATAATTCATACCAAAATCGTTCACTGTATTGCACAGTGATCCGTTGCTGTCTTTTTATATGAACAAAATTGCCAGATTTTTCCCTTGCTTTAATAAAAACTCTAAAATCATCTAATTTTCGACATCTACCCTTTATCAACCAACAACACATACTTACATTGCGTGATAAGTACATTGATTTCAAAATATTACAAAAATAAAGGAAAAACGCTTTTAAACTCAAACTCGCTTACTTGAAAAATACTGCTTGGATATCTTTTAATTATTTAAGAGGTAGATTTTCTTCTCTTGAATTTTACCAACGTCATTAACAAATATGCTTACTCTCTAACATGATATACTCCCTCTAATTACAACGATTAGGTTTCTAGAAAATCCTAAAATCAATGAATGCGCCCGTTATACCGTAAATTTACGTTTTTTGCATGATAGAAATCAGGATATTACTGATAACACTAACTAAAAACGTAACGTTTTTCCCGTACGTCAACTTCTGGAGGTATATGATGCTTTTCAAAAAAATCATATCCCTCCTTCAACATCATCCAAAATGGATAATGCGGATAAGTGCGATAACGATCCATATTGGCATCAGTCATACGAAAGGGGAAGGAATGTACATAAAATTCCTTCTGTCCACCTCTTAAAGCATCTCGTGCAAAAGCATAGATCTGTGCCATATTTTTGTCACTCATCGCATAACATCCCACAGAAGAACATCCACCATGAACCATGATATAACTTCCTGTACGATTATGAGCCCTGTCATATGAATTGGGGAAACCAATATTAAAGGAAAGGTAATATTGTGAACGAGGATTCATTTGATTTGCACGAACCGTATAAAATCCTTCCGGTGTTTGATAATCACCCTCTTTGTACTTTGGTCCAAGTCCACCCGACCATTTACAGATACCGTAATATGCAACAAGTACAAAGCGCCCTTTACGATTTTGTTTCCAAATTTCGGCAATACTTTCTTCTTTAAAAAATCGCATCATAATTGGTGCATATTGATCAATACCATTTACAGCCATTTTCCATCGAATTCTCGTAGGCAGCGGCCGTTCGCTCTTGGTTGTAAAAAACGCAAAAGCTTCCCTCTGATAGGCACTGAATATTCCAATTATACAAAAAATAGGTATTAAGAATAATTTCCTAAACATCATATGACATCACCCCCCTATTACGAAAAAATCATCCTAATGAGCGACCAATTTGGAGATATTTTTGTCGACGTTCTTGTTTAATCGTTTCACCACTCTTTCCCATCATAGATTTCAGAGCTGTTGCAATAACATTACCTGTTGCTTCAACAGCCATTTCTTTTTGCCGATGCGCACCCCCCAAAGGCTCTGTAATGATACCATCAATAATTTTTAATTTATAAAGATCTTGAGCTGTAATATGCATATTAGTCGCTGCATCTTTTGCACGAGTTGAATCACGCCATAAAATCGAGGCAGCTCCCTCTGGAGAAATGACAGAATAAATAGAATGCTCCAGCATATAAACTTTATTTGCAGCGGCAATTGCTATCGCCCCTCCAGATCCACCTTCTCCGATGATAACCGAAACAACAGGAACCTTCAGACGCAAAGTAGCAGCTGTTGACTGAGCAATTGCTTCAGCCTGACCACGCTCCTCAGCACTCACACCAGGGTAAGCTCCTGCTGTATCAACAAACGTAAGAAGTGGCAGCCCAAAGCGATCAGCCATCTCCATAATCCGCACAGCCTTACGATATCCTTCAGGACGTGCAGAACCAAAATTATAACGCAACCTAGTCTGTGTATCATAGCCCTTTTCTTGACCAATATACGCAATTGCTTCACCCCTAAATCTTGCAAAACCAGCTTGGATAGCCTCATCTTCTGCAAATTTACGATCCCCTGCCAAAGGTGTCACATCACTTAATAATTGTGCTGAATAATCCATAAAATGGGGGCGATCAGGATGGCGAGCAACTTGTGTCTTTTGCCATGGTGATAATTTTTTATACAAATCCCGCAAAGCCGTTTGAGAGCGCATCTCAAGATGCGTAATCTCATCACTCATATCAAGAGCACCCTTTTCCTGAACAATTTTCTTTAGCTCAAGAATTTGTACATCGAGATCCGCAACTGGTTTTTCAAAATCAAGATAATTATACATTTGCATCCAACTTATTTTGCGTAATTTTCGCGCAACTCTACATTCGTTAATTTATTTTATACAATTCTATTTACAAACTTTTTTATTAACCACTCTTCTGCTGATCAACAAGGGGATGATGCTCATTTACTAAACGATAAAGGCCTGTTTCTAACACATGTGTGTAAATTTGAGTGGTTGAAATATCACTGTGGCCTAATAAATGTTGCACTACACGTAAATCAGCACCATTTTGCAAAAGATGGCTTGCAAAAGCATGGCGCAAAACATGAGGAGAAAAATCTTCACCATTTATTCCTGCTCTTTTAGCGAGATCTTTCAGTCCTCTAGCAATAAATTGGCGAGCAATATATCCTGTTGATGAACGTGCAGGAAAAAGATATGGACTTCCAGCATCTTGCCCCTTGTCACGCACAAGAAGCCACTGAGAAAGAGTTTGGCACGCCTTCGCAGAGAGGAGAACCATCCTTTCTTTTTTACCCTTACCACACACTAAAATAAACTGCTCCTCTCCTCGTACTGCTTGCACAGGAAGACTCACCAACTCACTAATACGAAGACCTGTAGCATAAAGCATTTCAGCTAAAACTTGAAGACGTAACGTGCGAAGATAATTCTTAGATCCATGATCTGCTTGATCAACTTCTAACTGTGCATGGTCGAGTAATTTCATAACCACATCCTCACTTACAATCTTGGGCAAAGAACGCCCTTGACGAGGTGTATCAATATCACTAGAGGGATTATCTTTCCTCAATCCTTCGGCATAAAGAAATTGGTAAAATTGACGCAAAGTTGATAAACGGCGTGCTTGTGAAGTTGCTGCAAAACCAGACATATGCATAAATGACAAAAGGCTAATTAAATCTTTCCTTTGTGCTGAAAAAAGAGAAACTTCGCGTGAAGACAATTCATCTTGTGCCCATTGTAAATCGCGATGATAAGCTGCGAGCGTGTGAACAGAAATCCCTCGCTCAGCACTCATCATTTCAAGAAATTGATCAACAATAACATTGTTTTCCATGAAATAATCCTCAACCACATACCTAATGAATTTACAACCATACATCTAAAAGAGACCAACAGGCGAACCCATCGCTTACTATTTTATTTGTTCAATATAAATCACCATCATACCGATGAAGAATAATCGTAATAAGAGAAATCACTAACCTAACCCTATATAAAACGTGGAATAACTGATTATCTCTTCTATTATATATTAATATTATACCTCGTAAAAATTAACAGGAACTGACTTTAGAAAAAATAAATACAACACCAAAATCATCAATAATGATACTGTAACCCAATTTTCATTGCTTATAATATGGTAAATTACACTACAATTTAATCAATAACCACTTGTATTTATTGACTTTATTAGACAATAATCAACAGTTAATCGAGATATTGCAGCCATTATCTGTTAACTATCCCACAATTAGTCGGCCAAGTGACTAAAAAATATACATGAGAATTTCTAAGTTTTTCAAAATTGGTATTGTGCTTTATCGCACTCCTTCAAAGAGAAAATTACACTCCTAATGTCCTCTAAAGAGATATCTCTACTCTTACAGTGAATAGAAACATGAAATTTTCCTCATGCAAAAAATAACAGCTGATAATTCATTGTCAAAACATCTCATATTCAATCTTTCTACAATAAAAATTCGTGGAAAATCATTTAATCACACTTACTGAATTGATTATAACTTACCTTTTCGCTAGATTAAGAAAAAAGTCGCTGTGTCTGCGTAGCTCAGTAGGATAGAGCACAGGATTCCTAAGAAATTGGGCGCTTTGAAAAGAAATTTTCATTGTGGATCTGCTCAAATTCGGGGAACGCTTCATGGGGAACCATATGCCAATCCCGAGCCAAGCCTGCTTTATAAAGAGTAGGAAGGTGTAGAGACTGAACGGGTAGTACCTAAAGAGCATCAGCTTTAAGGTAAAGAGACAGTCCAGACCACGAACAGCCTATTACTTATAGGTTGGCGGCGAAAGTCGAAGTGGTATGAATCCTGGGGTCGTAGGTTCAAATCCTACCGTAGACACCATTGTATCAATAAGATCTATTTTGAATAATGAAGGAAATATAATGAAAAAGATAACCTTGTTTATTTTAGGAACTTTACCTCTTGGAGGTATTTTACTTTTTAAACAATTCAACCCTTTTAGCGATTCTTTGACCATTGAAATACCGAAAGATTCAAAATTAACCAAAGAAACAGTCAAATATCTATGTGACACCGGAGTAGATAAAGAAAAAGTCGACGTAACTTATTTCAATGCTAGAAATATCTCCCTAGCTGACTTTACTTGGAAGGGCGACCGCGTTGTTGGTGCAAATGTTATTTCTGCATCTGGGGTTAAATTTATGGGAGGCCAGTATATTTGGTGGACAAGAAAAAATGAAGCTGTGCTCTACGACCTTATAAACGATCCAGCACAGGAAAATCCTACTCACTGTGAAGAAGAAAAATAGTAGAAGGTAAGATTCTACCGATAAAAAGAGCTCTTTGCGCTTCAATCGAGCTTTTTTGTTTTCAATTTAGTTCTTTCTTGCTCTTGTTGATGAATTAGAAAAGTGGGTGGTTTTTCTTGCCACCCCTTTGGAGGATCCCGGTAAGCTGCGGCTTGTGATAAAAGCATTGACGTTATTGGTATTGTCATAAGCAAAAATACTACTAATAATACTTCGTGAAAAATCAACTGATGATCTACAAATATTGAGTAGAAAAGTGATGCAGTAGCAATACTA of Bartonella ancashensis contains these proteins:
- the mnhG gene encoding monovalent cation/H(+) antiporter subunit G, whose product is MNDDVPLLFAIIIAIFLIIGSGLTLIGTIGLIRFSTFYDRLHTPSLGASWGAISIATASLFYSIFVDHQLIFHEVLLVVFLLMTIPITSMLLSQAAAYRDPPKGWQEKPPTFLIHQQEQERTKLKTKKLD
- a CDS encoding acetyl-CoA carboxylase carboxyltransferase subunit alpha; its protein translation is MYNYLDFEKPVADLDVQILELKKIVQEKGALDMSDEITHLEMRSQTALRDLYKKLSPWQKTQVARHPDRPHFMDYSAQLLSDVTPLAGDRKFAEDEAIQAGFARFRGEAIAYIGQEKGYDTQTRLRYNFGSARPEGYRKAVRIMEMADRFGLPLLTFVDTAGAYPGVSAEERGQAEAIAQSTAATLRLKVPVVSVIIGEGGSGGAIAIAAANKVYMLEHSIYSVISPEGAASILWRDSTRAKDAATNMHITAQDLYKLKIIDGIITEPLGGAHRQKEMAVEATGNVIATALKSMMGKSGETIKQERRQKYLQIGRSLG
- a CDS encoding D-alanyl-D-alanine carboxypeptidase family protein, which codes for MRQLFYKFPLIYILSMANTLALSHPFISVDVATGRILEHNQAFERLHPASLTQLMTVYIAFRAMSMGKISPEKFILISKNAKKSPSNNSDYKAGSTLTLDAALSITLVKSANDLAIAIGEAISGSQEAFVKQMNAEAQRLGMFGTHFVNASGMLDPENYSTARDLALLAVQIRREFPQYAHYFSTPAIDFGANQKIQYNSNNLIGRFDGIDGMAASFICSSGFSLAASATRNGRTIIAIILGAKNINEREEKAAQLLNKGFSYKGSLQSTLATLEPYGIKIKQITDMERQMCSHETAKKQLDSNDDDHNIAFTSPLIATAPSSIIPLLIYSTTAPKTHKVTAKILRNIPVPRKRPGT
- a CDS encoding L,D-transpeptidase family protein; the encoded protein is MMFRKLFLIPIFCIIGIFSAYQREAFAFFTTKSERPLPTRIRWKMAVNGIDQYAPIMMRFFKEESIAEIWKQNRKGRFVLVAYYGICKWSGGLGPKYKEGDYQTPEGFYTVRANQMNPRSQYYLSFNIGFPNSYDRAHNRTGSYIMVHGGCSSVGCYAMSDKNMAQIYAFARDALRGGQKEFYVHSFPFRMTDANMDRYRTYPHYPFWMMLKEGYDFFEKHHIPPEVDVREKRYVFS
- a CDS encoding MliC family protein, with the translated sequence MKKITLFILGTLPLGGILLFKQFNPFSDSLTIEIPKDSKLTKETVKYLCDTGVDKEKVDVTYFNARNISLADFTWKGDRVVGANVISASGVKFMGGQYIWWTRKNEAVLYDLINDPAQENPTHCEEEK
- a CDS encoding lysophospholipid acyltransferase family protein, producing MLILRSLFFTFAFYITTLAQMFLYAPFYFLMPRKKAWIIPKTWARITLFLQKYIVGTNYEIEGIENLPDGAYIIAPKHQSSWETFGLVPYLDDPAFIMKRELMWLPFFGWYMAKIQIIPINRTTPIKALKMIINSAKQQIKKGRQILIFPEGTRRQPGQEPVYKSGILALYNELKLPVVPIAHNAGLYWPHNNFRRYPGTIRVRILPPIKTGLNKHDFLKKLIQTTENACDELLIQATKDPISPPMPPSAIKRLKALGYNWEGPVRS
- a CDS encoding ABC transporter substrate-binding protein; its protein translation is MLRAIGLCVAISVFSINQFARAADQVNVAITQIVSHPALDKVREGIEDVLAENGYKNGDNLKLTFLSAQGNLSTATQIARKFVGDKPDVIVAISTPSAQTVLAATKEIPIVFSAISDPVEAKLVSSLIQPGGNITGVSDSANIAENLELLRKIKPNLKKLGYLYNAAEANSLSTLKILTNLASKMGIEVIPSSASKSSDVQAAVRTLVGKVDVIFVPTDNTVIAVLEGAAKIALETKTALFVLDGNTIGRGAFMTQGVDYYDVGVDTGELVLRILKGENPGDIDVVQARNHNIQVDMKIAKKLDIIVPREILENATKVIQ
- a CDS encoding site-specific tyrosine recombinase XerD, whose protein sequence is MENNVIVDQFLEMMSAERGISVHTLAAYHRDLQWAQDELSSREVSLFSAQRKDLISLLSFMHMSGFAATSQARRLSTLRQFYQFLYAEGLRKDNPSSDIDTPRQGRSLPKIVSEDVVMKLLDHAQLEVDQADHGSKNYLRTLRLQVLAEMLYATGLRISELVSLPVQAVRGEEQFILVCGKGKKERMVLLSAKACQTLSQWLLVRDKGQDAGSPYLFPARSSTGYIARQFIARGLKDLAKRAGINGEDFSPHVLRHAFASHLLQNGADLRVVQHLLGHSDISTTQIYTHVLETGLYRLVNEHHPLVDQQKSG